Proteins from one Planctomyces sp. SH-PL62 genomic window:
- a CDS encoding peptidase MA family metallohydrolase yields the protein MGRAAVASPESRPEASSAPSAGTAEPIEGLAEADALFNKKQYDQAGQRYAVLARKGQLPAARNKVWAYCRWAAVVARINAGPRSNQEWELIEREIDSIQRLTPGNWYGEYLKDRVAAARNGERPIGKGPGGLAVRGASPDESEPESDPTPAPAPAPAPTPRRRPTADPQARRAAAGEALDLPPADDPLPSPAPELAPPAAELPDSIPDAAPASAPAAGLGASPVSWQVHETESFRIFHVDPALAAKAAAAAEAVRVSQGTRWGSPTARGAWSPRCDIYLYPTASDFARMTGQPETSPGFSTMGIGGGQVVARRVNLRADHPQLISAILPHEVTHVVLADVFADQQIPRWADEGMAVLAEPAAEQVGRAVELHAPLAENRVFQLEKLMAIDYPESQDWNLYYAQSVSLTQFLMAEGTPAQFVAFLKNAQQDGTDAALRGTYRIAGLDDLERRWRDYARRESSRLAVAPTASDASTTK from the coding sequence GTGGGGCGGGCCGCCGTCGCGAGCCCTGAATCCCGCCCCGAGGCGTCTTCGGCGCCCTCGGCCGGAACCGCGGAGCCGATCGAGGGGCTCGCGGAGGCCGACGCCCTGTTCAACAAGAAGCAATACGACCAGGCGGGCCAGCGGTACGCGGTCCTCGCCCGCAAGGGGCAGCTCCCCGCCGCCCGGAACAAGGTCTGGGCCTACTGCCGGTGGGCGGCGGTCGTCGCCCGGATCAACGCCGGCCCGCGATCGAACCAGGAATGGGAACTCATCGAGCGCGAGATCGACAGCATCCAGCGCCTGACGCCCGGCAACTGGTACGGCGAGTACCTCAAGGACCGCGTCGCCGCGGCGCGCAACGGCGAGCGGCCCATCGGCAAGGGGCCCGGCGGGCTGGCCGTCCGCGGCGCCTCGCCCGACGAATCCGAACCGGAATCCGATCCGACGCCGGCTCCCGCTCCGGCCCCGGCCCCGACTCCGCGACGACGCCCCACGGCCGACCCCCAGGCGCGCAGGGCCGCGGCCGGGGAAGCCCTCGACCTTCCGCCCGCCGACGATCCCCTCCCGAGCCCGGCTCCCGAGCTCGCCCCGCCGGCCGCCGAACTCCCCGACTCGATCCCGGACGCCGCTCCCGCGTCGGCTCCCGCCGCCGGGCTGGGGGCGTCCCCCGTCTCGTGGCAGGTCCACGAGACCGAGAGCTTCCGAATCTTCCACGTCGACCCCGCGCTCGCCGCGAAGGCGGCCGCGGCGGCCGAGGCCGTCAGGGTCTCGCAGGGGACGCGCTGGGGGAGTCCCACGGCGCGCGGGGCCTGGTCGCCGCGATGCGACATCTACCTCTATCCCACCGCGTCCGACTTCGCCCGCATGACCGGCCAGCCCGAGACCTCGCCCGGCTTCTCGACGATGGGGATCGGCGGCGGCCAGGTCGTCGCCCGCCGCGTGAACCTGAGGGCCGATCACCCGCAGTTGATCTCGGCCATCCTTCCGCACGAAGTCACCCACGTCGTCCTCGCCGACGTCTTCGCCGACCAGCAGATTCCCCGCTGGGCCGACGAGGGGATGGCCGTCCTCGCCGAACCCGCCGCCGAGCAGGTCGGCCGCGCCGTCGAGCTCCACGCCCCTCTCGCCGAGAACCGCGTCTTCCAGCTCGAAAAGCTGATGGCGATCGACTATCCCGAGTCCCAGGACTGGAATCTCTACTACGCCCAGAGCGTCTCGCTCACCCAGTTCCTGATGGCCGAGGGGACCCCCGCCCAGTTCGTCGCCTTCCTGAAGAACGCCCAGCAGGACGGGACCGACGCAGCCCTTCGCGGCACCTACCGCATCGCCGGTCTCGACGACCTCGAACGCCGATGGCGCGACTACGCCCGTCGCGAATCCTCGCGCCTGGCCGTCGCCCCGACCGCCTCCGACGCCTCGACGACCAAGTAA